One genomic segment of Sphingobacteriales bacterium includes these proteins:
- a CDS encoding carboxylesterase family protein, with protein sequence MLKAFFTFIIVIIGVFLLQPVTAQPPASCTNQRYRTDIFTANTQTNVATYATATAVMYPPYISETSTYSQNLKFDLYTPAGDTCTKRPLVIVAFGGAFLVGTKSQIELVAFCKALARKGYVAAAIDYRLGYNILNESTAIRAVYRAGQDVRAAVRYFKEHASTYGIDTNYIFAGGNSAGAVASIHTAYLTDAERAASPLLIPTYTVDQPLLPDWPDLGCIDCSGNNYVHNGAPKAVVNLWGAIGDTLFMDAGEAAIVSFHGTNDNIVNIGAGVPFGATGFFPVLYGSQPISERAANIPLAFEFYPFEGQGHELWTNPTNADFINEKTALFLYHHLLKPTKPTLLGNATACNNGLETYSVTHHYGSVWCWQIVGGQIVGDATQNSIQVNWQTPGMGSITVREINSLVAESDTAYMSVNIVNPPVPINLTAANIGLGSADISWSEPYGFETEIRYRQINGNNTWATTSGGDSGFKILSGLSPCSQYEMQISSLCSETQSQYSTSVFFNTPCANLAVTCFLEGSFNNNTQTMNTTLRSKDLLPNTQPFNTAPWWYAGNQATPTLPSQVVDWVLIELRPQQNTTQIAERHAALLFADGSIRATNGNTFITLSANINPTLAYYVIVRHRNHLGVMSAQALPVSNTMTWNFSTQVQQVYGIGQQIYSASGIALLRAGDADASGNITVADFNVYNSMTALLNGYYKPDFNLDGNITVADFNLYHPNASSIGVWEVQNP encoded by the coding sequence ATGTTGAAAGCCTTTTTTACCTTTATAATTGTTATTATTGGTGTATTTTTATTGCAGCCGGTAACAGCCCAACCGCCGGCATCGTGTACTAACCAACGCTATCGCACCGATATTTTTACTGCCAACACGCAAACTAATGTAGCTACCTACGCTACAGCTACAGCGGTAATGTATCCGCCATATATTTCAGAAACAAGCACTTATAGTCAAAACCTTAAATTTGACCTATACACCCCCGCCGGCGACACGTGCACCAAACGCCCATTGGTAATTGTGGCCTTTGGCGGTGCATTTTTGGTTGGCACTAAAAGCCAAATAGAGTTGGTAGCATTTTGTAAAGCCTTAGCCCGCAAAGGTTATGTGGCAGCCGCCATTGATTACCGCTTGGGTTACAATATACTAAACGAAAGCACTGCTATTAGGGCTGTTTATAGGGCGGGGCAAGATGTTAGGGCTGCCGTTCGTTATTTTAAAGAGCATGCCAGCACTTATGGCATAGATACCAACTATATTTTTGCCGGAGGCAATAGCGCCGGTGCTGTCGCCTCCATACATACCGCGTATTTAACCGATGCCGAGCGCGCAGCCTCGCCCTTGTTAATACCAACCTACACCGTTGACCAACCACTTTTGCCCGATTGGCCCGACCTGGGCTGCATTGATTGCTCGGGTAACAATTACGTACACAACGGAGCGCCCAAGGCAGTGGTAAACCTATGGGGTGCCATTGGCGATACCCTTTTTATGGATGCTGGCGAAGCGGCTATTGTTTCGTTTCATGGCACCAACGATAATATTGTAAATATTGGGGCGGGTGTTCCTTTTGGGGCTACAGGCTTTTTTCCGGTATTATATGGCTCGCAACCAATAAGTGAGCGTGCTGCAAACATCCCCTTAGCCTTTGAATTTTATCCCTTTGAAGGGCAAGGGCACGAGCTTTGGACAAACCCTACCAACGCAGATTTTATAAATGAAAAAACGGCGTTATTTTTATATCATCACTTGTTAAAACCTACAAAACCAACCCTTTTAGGCAATGCAACGGCTTGCAATAACGGCCTCGAAACCTACTCGGTAACACACCACTATGGCAGTGTTTGGTGCTGGCAAATAGTGGGGGGGCAAATTGTTGGCGATGCCACACAAAACAGCATTCAGGTAAATTGGCAAACGCCGGGCATGGGTAGTATTACGGTGCGCGAAATTAACTCGTTAGTGGCCGAAAGTGATACCGCCTATATGTCCGTAAACATTGTAAATCCACCTGTACCTATTAATTTAACTGCTGCCAATATAGGTTTAGGCAGCGCTGATATTAGTTGGAGTGAGCCTTATGGCTTTGAAACTGAAATAAGATACCGGCAAATAAACGGAAACAATACTTGGGCGACCACTTCGGGCGGTGATTCCGGATTTAAAATTTTATCCGGATTAAGCCCATGTAGTCAATACGAAATGCAAATTAGCTCACTTTGTAGTGAAACTCAAAGTCAATATTCGACCTCGGTATTTTTTAACACGCCTTGCGCAAACTTAGCCGTTACCTGCTTTTTAGAAGGTAGTTTTAACAATAATACCCAAACTATGAATACTACGCTGCGCAGTAAAGATCTTTTACCCAATACGCAGCCCTTTAATACCGCACCTTGGTGGTATGCGGGCAACCAAGCAACCCCCACCCTACCCTCGCAAGTAGTTGATTGGGTGCTAATAGAGCTTAGACCACAACAAAACACAACCCAAATAGCCGAGCGCCACGCAGCGCTGCTGTTTGCCGATGGCAGCATTAGGGCAACCAATGGCAATACTTTTATTACTTTATCGGCCAATATTAACCCCACCTTAGCTTACTACGTAATTGTGAGGCACCGTAACCATTTAGGCGTTATGAGCGCGCAAGCACTGCCGGTTTCAAACACTATGACATGGAATTTTAGTACGCAGGTGCAACAGGTCTACGGCATAGGCCAACAAATATACAGCGCGAGCGGCATTGCCTTGCTGCGTGCCGGCGACGCCGATGCCTCGGGCAATATTACCGTTGCCGATTTTAACGTGTATAACAGCATGACCGCTTTGTTAAACGGTTATTATAAGCCCGATTTTAATTTGGATGGCAATATTACAGTTGCCGATTTTAATCTTTACCACCCCAACGCAAGTAGTATAGGAGTTTGGGAAGTACAAAACCCTTAA
- a CDS encoding gliding motility-associated C-terminal domain-containing protein has protein sequence MVYNRYGQRVFNGNAFDGWSGVLPNNTPAPVGVYVYMFSYTNPLSGLTETQKGNITLLR, from the coding sequence ATTGTCTATAACCGTTACGGACAGCGTGTTTTTAACGGAAATGCCTTTGATGGTTGGAGCGGTGTTTTACCCAACAACACCCCCGCACCCGTTGGCGTGTATGTATATATGTTCAGCTACACCAACCCTTTATCCGGATTAACCGAAACGCAAAAAGGAAATATTACGCTGTTGCGGTAA
- a CDS encoding class I SAM-dependent methyltransferase, translating to MENQNAPFTSSNSNHSASTGTTAEGNTSAQQIKHNIDAHNHVAKWYDQKHAEIYNPVEQERLTQLLQKMVTALPMPANQVHACDVGAGTGNITLKLLALGCHVTAADVSETSLNLLRQKTPLNDLPRLQTVVIQGERLPFAPNSFQLVTTYSVLHHIPNYLNAVKNLLDICAPQGFVLIDHEHAAQHWQPDPTLQAWQQIVRMTRYEHLRGLITRGELFTLPFVKTIFQKLFVNPRYEREGDLHVWPDDHIEWPKILELASQNNFRIVESPQYLLYHPKATIQQYEYYQPLCANMQYAWLENLTEGN from the coding sequence ATGGAAAATCAAAATGCACCGTTTACCTCCTCTAACTCTAACCATTCAGCAAGTACCGGTACTACTGCTGAGGGAAACACCTCGGCACAGCAAATTAAACATAATATTGATGCCCACAACCACGTTGCCAAGTGGTACGACCAAAAACATGCCGAAATTTACAACCCCGTTGAGCAAGAACGGCTAACACAGTTGTTGCAAAAAATGGTAACGGCATTGCCTATGCCGGCCAATCAGGTTCATGCTTGCGATGTAGGCGCTGGCACGGGCAATATTACCCTCAAATTATTGGCATTGGGCTGCCATGTTACCGCTGCCGATGTATCTGAAACATCGCTAAATTTGTTGCGGCAAAAAACACCTCTTAACGACCTGCCCCGTTTGCAAACCGTTGTCATACAAGGCGAACGCTTGCCATTTGCACCTAATTCGTTTCAATTAGTAACAACTTATTCGGTGCTGCACCATATACCAAACTACTTAAATGCGGTAAAAAATCTACTCGATATATGTGCGCCACAAGGTTTTGTTTTAATTGACCACGAACACGCAGCACAACATTGGCAACCCGACCCCACCTTACAGGCATGGCAACAAATTGTAAGAATGACCCGCTACGAGCACCTGCGCGGCTTAATTACACGCGGCGAACTATTTACCTTGCCCTTTGTTAAAACAATTTTTCAAAAACTATTTGTAAACCCTCGTTACGAGCGCGAAGGCGACCTGCACGTTTGGCCCGACGACCATATTGAATGGCCTAAAATTTTAGAACTTGCCAGCCAAAATAATTTCCGGATAGTTGAATCGCCGCAATATTTGCTCTACCACCCCAAAGCTACAATCCAGCAATACGAATATTACCAGCCGCTTTGCGCCAATATGCAATACGCCTGGTTAGAAAACTTAACTGAAGGCAATTAG
- the ychF gene encoding redox-regulated ATPase YchF, protein MGLKCGIVGMPNVGKSTLFNCLSNAQALAANYPFATIEPNIGVVNVPDERLNVLERIVNPQRVVPTTVEIVDIAGLVAGASKGEGLGNQFLGNIRDTDAILHVIRCFDNDNIVHVNGSVNPVRDKEIIDIELQLKDLESVEKKINKLQRAANAGDKEAHRTVDILNIYKEHLEHGKSARTAPVEDKDRFAIEDLNLLTAKPVLYVCNVDEDSAASGNAYTQALQNAIKDEDAEVLIISAGLEADIMQLESYEERLEFLQTMGLQEPGIVRLIASSYKLLKLLTYFTAGEKEVRAWTITQGTKAPQAAGVIHSDFERGFIRAEVMQYDDFVKYGSESAAREAGKLHIEGKEYVVKDGDIMHFRFNV, encoded by the coding sequence ATGGGTCTAAAATGTGGTATTGTAGGGATGCCTAACGTAGGAAAATCAACATTATTTAACTGCCTTTCAAACGCGCAAGCCTTGGCGGCAAATTACCCTTTTGCCACCATCGAGCCAAATATAGGCGTAGTAAACGTACCCGACGAGCGACTTAATGTATTAGAGCGTATTGTAAATCCGCAGCGCGTTGTACCTACCACAGTCGAAATTGTTGATATAGCTGGCTTAGTGGCCGGAGCTAGCAAAGGCGAAGGGCTTGGCAACCAATTTTTAGGAAATATACGCGATACCGATGCCATTTTGCACGTTATTAGGTGCTTTGACAACGACAATATTGTGCATGTAAACGGCTCGGTAAACCCCGTTCGCGACAAAGAAATTATTGACATTGAACTGCAACTTAAAGATTTAGAAAGCGTAGAAAAAAAAATAAACAAACTACAACGTGCTGCCAATGCCGGCGACAAAGAAGCACACCGCACCGTTGATATTTTAAATATTTACAAGGAGCATTTAGAGCATGGAAAATCGGCAAGAACCGCCCCCGTTGAAGACAAAGACCGATTTGCCATTGAAGATTTAAACTTGCTGACCGCAAAACCCGTTTTGTACGTCTGTAATGTGGACGAAGATTCGGCTGCATCCGGAAATGCCTATACCCAAGCCTTGCAAAATGCTATTAAGGACGAAGATGCCGAAGTGCTTATTATTTCGGCAGGCTTAGAAGCCGACATCATGCAGTTAGAAAGTTACGAAGAGCGTTTAGAGTTTTTGCAAACGATGGGCCTACAAGAACCCGGAATTGTACGCTTAATTGCCTCAAGCTATAAATTGCTAAAATTACTTACTTATTTTACTGCCGGAGAAAAAGAAGTACGCGCTTGGACAATTACCCAAGGCACCAAAGCTCCGCAAGCCGCCGGCGTTATTCACAGCGATTTTGAGCGCGGATTTATTCGTGCCGAGGTAATGCAATACGATGATTTTGTGAAGTATGGCTCGGAAAGTGCCGCCCGCGAGGCCGGCAAACTGCATATTGAAGGAAAGGAGTATGTAGTAAAAGATGGCGATATTATGCACTTTAGATTTAATGTGTAG
- a CDS encoding tetratricopeptide repeat protein — MSDKKISKQFHWLLPFLIVCITAICFYPSLTNANFVNWDDDRYLLNNIAKLTAPITAFFTQPFVDNYMPLTAISWVVNYKLNGLNPFGYHFVNLILHLLNTVLVYILVKKITANNLKMAVFVALFFAISPLRAESVAWATGRKDVLYMAFFLSGLLTWWQYIGSNHRKYYIYTLLFFVAALMSKPAAIVFPLILPLLEYLTPRCPILKGRALIEKLPFVGLAVLFGVITWQIQAGQAIGNWGQFSAVQKISFTCYALLQYGVNMLIPFKTAALHPYPVFDAQTNLPFYYYAAIPVAVLVFGLFLYWAYKNVWIRLALGIYIAGFLLVLPVWQVGNAIMADRYTYLSAIGLGLGLAWWLFSDKSQAQRAAANRWPKLVTALLGLWFFVSGWLTVEATQRWQNSELLWTHAIDLYPQGHFLAYNKRGEVFYEAGKFDRALADYEAAIKAQPKHYLGYAGRGQVLLNAKKFDQALPDFNQAISLNPQSAATYNSRGHLYYQTQQFEAALADYSKAIALDPTYYRAFNNRAIIYHTQGNKAAALADYDQALKLKPNYTNAKINRQKLLEQTP, encoded by the coding sequence ATGTCAGACAAAAAAATATCAAAGCAATTTCACTGGCTTTTACCTTTCCTAATTGTTTGTATTACCGCTATTTGCTTTTACCCCAGTTTAACCAACGCCAATTTTGTAAACTGGGATGATGACCGCTACCTACTTAATAATATTGCCAAATTAACTGCCCCCATAACTGCGTTTTTTACCCAACCATTTGTTGATAATTATATGCCGCTAACTGCTATTTCGTGGGTTGTAAATTATAAACTAAACGGTTTAAATCCTTTTGGTTACCATTTTGTAAATTTGATTTTGCATTTATTAAACACAGTTTTAGTATATATTTTGGTTAAAAAAATTACCGCTAATAATTTGAAAATGGCCGTATTTGTAGCTTTATTTTTTGCCATTTCGCCCTTACGTGCCGAGTCGGTGGCGTGGGCTACAGGGCGCAAAGATGTTTTGTATATGGCCTTCTTTTTATCCGGATTATTGACGTGGTGGCAATACATCGGCTCAAACCATCGAAAATATTATATTTATACGCTGTTATTTTTTGTAGCGGCTTTAATGAGTAAGCCAGCAGCCATTGTTTTTCCGCTAATACTGCCTTTGCTCGAGTACCTTACGCCGCGCTGCCCCATACTTAAAGGGCGCGCCTTGATTGAAAAATTGCCTTTTGTAGGTTTGGCTGTTTTGTTTGGTGTTATTACCTGGCAAATTCAGGCCGGGCAAGCCATTGGAAACTGGGGGCAGTTTAGCGCAGTGCAAAAAATTAGTTTTACCTGTTACGCTTTATTGCAATATGGTGTTAATATGTTAATACCGTTTAAAACGGCAGCCCTACACCCTTATCCTGTGTTTGATGCCCAAACTAATTTGCCATTTTATTATTATGCCGCTATACCAGTAGCAGTTCTTGTATTTGGCCTATTCTTATATTGGGCGTACAAAAATGTTTGGATTCGGTTGGCTTTGGGTATTTATATTGCCGGATTTTTGCTGGTACTACCTGTTTGGCAGGTGGGCAACGCCATTATGGCCGACAGATACACTTATTTAAGCGCAATTGGCTTAGGTTTGGGTTTGGCTTGGTGGCTATTTAGCGATAAATCACAAGCGCAACGAGCCGCTGCAAACCGCTGGCCTAAACTTGTTACCGCGCTCCTTGGTTTGTGGTTTTTTGTCTCCGGATGGCTAACTGTCGAAGCCACTCAACGTTGGCAAAACAGCGAATTGCTTTGGACGCACGCCATTGACTTATATCCGCAAGGGCATTTTTTGGCTTATAACAAACGCGGCGAGGTTTTTTACGAAGCTGGCAAATTTGACCGTGCCTTAGCCGATTATGAGGCAGCCATTAAAGCCCAACCCAAACATTATTTGGGCTATGCGGGGCGGGGGCAGGTATTGCTAAATGCCAAAAAATTCGACCAGGCCCTGCCCGATTTCAACCAAGCAATTTCGCTTAACCCACAAAGCGCAGCCACCTACAACAGTCGCGGGCATTTATATTACCAAACACAACAATTTGAGGCCGCCTTAGCCGATTATTCGAAAGCTATTGCCCTTGACCCAACCTATTACCGCGCCTTTAATAACCGTGCCATTATTTACCACACACAAGGCAATAAAGCCGCCGCCTTAGCTGATTACGACCAAGCGCTAAAACTGAAACCCAATTATACAAATGCAAAAATTAACAGGCAAAAGCTATTAGAACAAACCCCTTAA
- a CDS encoding type IX secretion system membrane protein PorP/SprF, protein MMPLVYGQGYYLPRELPNSSFYANNLLMTNPAIAGETDMPKLGLAAQYGWNKAAADTSAPLQIVGYWHGPATSIKSGFGLQANFVNFNNDDKDKILMLTGMYNYQQFLGGSEASYLRFGVGVGFIRFSTNDNGLFGTGGTGGTVIVPLIESKFKPKLDFGFLLRLGQASLGASFVNTNQPDYQFYQPGISFRFMRVMGVNAHYNWLVQKRWMLKPFIQLKQVLASKSFSVTYKPNLQYGLQTIFDEKFMFSACGYLNEYAAKYGLAVGVKVGGNNWLSLTYNGKKGTGYNFNMAGLSYTVNFDLED, encoded by the coding sequence TTGATGCCGCTTGTTTATGGGCAAGGCTATTATTTACCCCGCGAATTGCCAAATAGTTCGTTTTATGCCAATAATTTGCTAATGACAAATCCGGCGATTGCCGGCGAAACCGATATGCCTAAATTGGGCTTGGCTGCACAATATGGCTGGAATAAGGCCGCCGCCGACACCTCGGCGCCTTTGCAAATTGTTGGCTACTGGCATGGCCCCGCTACGTCTATTAAGTCGGGGTTTGGATTGCAGGCCAATTTTGTGAATTTTAACAATGACGACAAAGATAAAATTTTGATGCTTACGGGCATGTATAATTACCAACAATTTTTGGGCGGTTCAGAAGCATCGTACCTTCGGTTTGGGGTTGGCGTGGGGTTTATTAGGTTTTCAACCAACGATAACGGCTTGTTTGGAACGGGCGGAACAGGCGGCACTGTAATAGTACCGCTTATTGAGTCGAAATTTAAACCTAAATTAGATTTTGGTTTTTTGCTGCGTTTGGGTCAAGCCTCATTGGGTGCTTCGTTTGTAAATACAAATCAACCCGATTATCAATTTTACCAGCCCGGTATTTCGTTTAGGTTTATGCGGGTAATGGGTGTAAATGCCCACTACAATTGGTTGGTGCAAAAACGCTGGATGCTAAAGCCGTTTATACAGCTTAAGCAAGTGCTTGCCTCTAAGTCATTTAGTGTAACGTATAAACCAAATTTACAATATGGCCTCCAAACAATATTTGACGAAAAATTTATGTTTAGTGCTTGTGGCTATTTAAATGAATATGCCGCTAAATATGGTTTGGCAGTCGGAGTTAAAGTGGGTGGCAACAACTGGCTGAGTTTAACCTATAACGGCAAAAAAGGCACAGGTTATAATTTTAATATGGCCGGACTTAGTTATACGGTTAATTTTGACTTGGAAGATTAA
- a CDS encoding HDIG domain-containing protein — MKKFISLLVNRHIFSFRYLLVLVIIIWVTFLYPRRSFHYDYALGQPWKYDDLYAPFSYTIKKMPAQIKREEDELYKTLHTYYAVTNTMADSVFAHLVVNLNKDGVFSNLKINQRDSTNYLRTSQRILTNLYQRGIYEQAPADFNKPDSVLLIYVPQIGPDGVKRYRKVEPNRNYYKRNNACAYISEQQAANMPDSVGQQLRNRMCGLLIPNLTVDSVVTRKMHDEALAGITEGAGYKEKGELIVVQGQIVSEQILRELESLRQKYEQIDTDRRGHNSGWLKTYETDIGYFLVTFMLFALLVLSLRIFNERVFKYARELTFLLLTIVMFVYVLLYVYYLVEGNTGHPALYVLPFCFPVILISNFFGRMVAYFSHVVLLFLAGFMAPLGFDFLFVQFIAGLVAITVNERIYYWNDFIIAAALIFVTYCTCYTGVSLMRQTFEPPANFQVLGWLAINSLINLAAYQLLPIFEKLFGFVSSLTLLELSDLNRGLLKKLYNKAPGTFSHSLNVANLAEAAAREIGANPLKAKTGALYHDIGKMYKPIYFVENQPKDINPHEDLAPEESAQIIVEHVTEGVAIARRHKLPNLIIDFIRTHHGTTRVEYFYQKQLGMGTDRDDDRFFRYPGPVPYSHETAIVMLADSVEAASRALKSPDEEEINKLVERLIDEKIQEDQLVNCPLSFKDLVQIKRVFKKQLRSIHHVRISYPVLNQPAEEINSL; from the coding sequence ATGAAAAAGTTTATCTCGTTGTTGGTTAACCGGCATATTTTTTCGTTTAGGTATTTATTGGTCTTGGTAATTATTATTTGGGTTACATTTTTGTACCCCCGGCGCAGTTTTCATTACGATTATGCTTTAGGCCAACCTTGGAAATACGATGACCTTTATGCGCCGTTTAGTTATACCATAAAAAAAATGCCAGCACAAATAAAACGCGAAGAAGATGAATTATACAAAACCCTTCATACCTATTATGCGGTAACTAATACCATGGCCGATTCGGTTTTTGCCCATTTAGTTGTCAATTTAAATAAAGATGGTGTATTTAGCAATTTAAAAATTAATCAGCGCGACTCTACTAATTACCTGCGCACCAGCCAGCGCATATTAACTAACCTGTACCAGCGTGGAATTTACGAGCAAGCCCCCGCCGATTTTAATAAACCCGACTCGGTACTGCTAATATATGTACCACAAATTGGCCCCGACGGTGTTAAACGCTACCGAAAAGTTGAACCCAACCGCAACTACTACAAACGCAATAACGCCTGTGCTTATATAAGCGAGCAACAAGCCGCCAACATGCCCGACTCGGTTGGCCAGCAATTGCGCAACCGCATGTGTGGCCTGCTAATACCCAATTTAACTGTTGATAGTGTTGTAACCCGTAAAATGCACGATGAGGCTTTAGCTGGTATAACCGAAGGAGCGGGTTACAAAGAAAAAGGCGAGTTAATTGTAGTACAAGGGCAAATAGTAAGCGAACAAATATTGCGCGAACTTGAATCGTTGCGGCAAAAATACGAGCAAATTGATACCGACAGGCGCGGCCACAACTCCGGATGGCTTAAAACTTACGAAACAGATATTGGCTATTTTTTGGTAACTTTTATGTTGTTTGCCTTGCTTGTTTTATCGCTTCGTATTTTTAACGAGCGCGTATTTAAATATGCCCGCGAGCTAACATTTTTATTGCTAACCATTGTAATGTTTGTGTATGTATTGTTATATGTATATTATTTGGTCGAAGGAAATACAGGGCATCCGGCTTTATATGTTTTGCCTTTCTGTTTTCCGGTAATTTTGATTAGCAACTTTTTTGGCCGGATGGTTGCCTATTTTTCGCACGTTGTATTGCTGTTTTTAGCCGGATTTATGGCTCCGTTAGGCTTTGATTTTTTATTTGTTCAGTTTATAGCCGGATTAGTCGCTATTACTGTAAACGAGCGTATTTATTATTGGAACGATTTTATTATTGCCGCTGCTTTAATTTTTGTAACCTATTGTACTTGCTACACCGGCGTTTCGCTTATGCGGCAAACCTTTGAACCGCCCGCTAATTTTCAGGTTTTAGGTTGGTTGGCTATTAACTCGCTCATTAATTTGGCAGCCTATCAATTACTACCTATTTTCGAAAAACTGTTTGGTTTTGTTAGCTCGCTAACCTTACTTGAACTTAGCGATTTAAATCGGGGCCTGCTTAAAAAACTCTACAATAAAGCACCCGGCACCTTTTCGCACAGCCTTAATGTAGCCAATTTAGCCGAAGCCGCCGCCCGCGAAATAGGGGCAAATCCACTAAAGGCAAAAACAGGTGCATTATACCACGATATTGGCAAAATGTACAAACCCATCTATTTTGTTGAAAACCAACCAAAAGATATTAACCCCCACGAAGATTTAGCCCCCGAAGAAAGCGCACAAATTATTGTTGAACACGTTACCGAAGGTGTAGCCATTGCCCGCCGGCACAAACTGCCAAATTTAATAATAGATTTTATACGAACCCACCACGGTACCACGCGCGTTGAATACTTTTACCAAAAACAACTAGGTATGGGAACCGACCGCGATGACGACCGCTTTTTCCGCTACCCAGGCCCAGTGCCATACTCGCACGAAACGGCTATTGTAATGCTCGCCGACTCAGTTGAGGCTGCCTCGCGCGCGCTTAAAAGCCCCGATGAAGAAGAAATAAACAAATTAGTAGAACGACTCATTGACGAAAAAATTCAAGAAGACCAATTGGTTAATTGCCCACTTAGCTTCAAAGATTTAGTGCAAATTAAAAGAGTATTTAAAAAGCAGTTGCGCAGTATTCATCATGTACGCATTAGCTACCCTGTTTTAAACCAACCTGCCGAAGAAATAAATTCACTGTAA
- the lpdA gene encoding dihydrolipoyl dehydrogenase, with the protein MSYQVIVIGSGPGGYVAAIRCAQLGFKTAIIEKYPNLGGTCLNVGCIPSKALLDSTEHYYNAAHHFAAHGIEVGQLGVNFQTMVQRKAKVVTANAQGVKFLMKKNKIDVLSGLASFVNANTIQITAADGSTSQISGENIIIATGSKPSTLPFITIDKQRIITSTEALSLPTLPKSMVVIGGGVIGCELGSVYARLGTQVTLVEYMDKLIASMDADLSIALEQTLKKINIRMALGQGVTAVKTTKNGVIVEAKNNATNEILAYEAEYCLVAIGRRPYTDGLALENAGLKTDERGRIPVNEHLQTNVAHIYAIGDVVKGAMLAHKAEEEGIFVAETIAKQQPHINYLLIPGVVYTWPEVAAVGYTEAELKAANRPYKTGNFPFKASGRARASMDTDGFVKVLADTQTDEILGVHIIGPRAADMIAEAVVAMEYRAAAEDIARISHAHPTYTEAFREACLAATNNRAIHI; encoded by the coding sequence ATGTCGTATCAAGTTATTGTAATTGGTTCGGGGCCGGGCGGCTATGTAGCGGCCATTCGTTGCGCACAGTTAGGCTTTAAAACAGCTATAATTGAAAAATACCCCAATTTAGGAGGCACTTGTTTAAATGTTGGGTGTATCCCTTCAAAAGCCCTGCTTGATAGTACTGAGCATTATTACAATGCTGCCCATCATTTTGCCGCCCACGGTATTGAGGTAGGGCAGTTAGGTGTAAATTTTCAAACCATGGTGCAGCGCAAAGCAAAAGTGGTAACAGCCAACGCGCAGGGCGTAAAATTTTTAATGAAAAAAAACAAAATTGATGTTTTATCCGGATTGGCCTCGTTTGTAAATGCCAATACCATCCAAATTACCGCCGCCGATGGCAGTACCTCACAAATATCCGGAGAAAATATTATTATCGCTACCGGCTCTAAACCCTCGACTTTACCCTTCATAACCATTGATAAACAGCGCATCATCACCTCAACCGAAGCTTTATCGCTGCCAACTTTGCCTAAAAGCATGGTGGTAATTGGTGGAGGTGTTATTGGTTGCGAATTAGGAAGCGTATATGCGCGCTTGGGCACTCAGGTTACTTTGGTTGAGTATATGGATAAATTAATTGCTTCAATGGATGCCGACCTGAGTATAGCTTTAGAGCAAACACTTAAAAAAATAAATATCCGGATGGCATTAGGCCAGGGCGTTACCGCTGTTAAAACTACTAAAAATGGCGTCATAGTCGAAGCTAAAAACAATGCAACCAACGAAATTCTGGCTTACGAAGCCGAATATTGTTTAGTGGCTATTGGCCGGAGACCTTATACAGACGGCCTTGCCCTTGAAAATGCCGGATTAAAAACCGACGAGCGCGGACGCATACCTGTAAACGAACATTTACAAACAAACGTAGCCCATATTTATGCTATTGGCGATGTAGTTAAGGGCGCAATGTTGGCACATAAAGCCGAAGAAGAAGGAATATTTGTAGCCGAAACCATAGCCAAACAACAGCCACACATTAATTATTTGCTTATTCCGGGTGTTGTCTATACCTGGCCCGAAGTTGCCGCCGTAGGCTATACCGAAGCCGAGCTTAAAGCCGCAAACCGCCCTTACAAAACAGGCAATTTCCCGTTTAAAGCGAGTGGCCGCGCCCGCGCAAGTATGGACACTGATGGCTTTGTAAAAGTTTTGGCCGACACCCAAACCGACGAAATTTTAGGCGTACATATTATTGGCCCACGTGCCGCCGATATGATTGCCGAAGCAGTAGTGGCAATGGAATACCGCGCCGCCGCCGAAGATATTGCCCGCATTAGCCATGCCCACCCAACCTATACCGAAGCATTCCGCGAGGCTTGTTTAGCTGCCACTAATAACAGGGCTATCCATATTTAG